The Flavobacterium sp. M31R6 nucleotide sequence AATTGCACCAAGCGCATCTTGTGATTTCTTTTTGCATTATTTGTTTATTTCCCAGTGGTAGCCTTTTACGGAAGGAATGTAGGCTGATCCGTTATTAAGTATCAATTCAGTGTATATTTTTTTATTGTATTTAATGCCGATTGCACCCCCCGATACATAGGTTTTGTTTTTTTTGAACGTGAAAATCATAGTATCGTTTTCGAATTCGGCATCCGAGACTTTTTCCACAAGCCAGGTGGAGCCCCAGTTGAAATATAATTTGTTTGGTCCGACGCAAGTTACATGTTTTATCAGATCTACTGCTTCTTTAGGGAATTTGTATTCTTCAATAAGTTCTCTTTTGGAGTACGATTTCCCTACCTGAGCTTGTCTCAATAAGTTTCTTAAGGGAGTGTTGACGATAGTTTCTGCCTTTTCCGCTGTAGGTGTTGCAATAGTTACAACGATTTGATCTTGATTATTGCTATTTTTTTGGGTGCTTTCGTTTGAAATTTGTGAATTTGGGATTTGTCTTTGTATAGCTGTAGCCAGACCTGAGTCGGAATCATTATCAGCGTCTTCTGTTTCTGTGTTTTCAGTTTCAGTATTTGACCCTACGTTTTCAGTCTTTGTGTCTGGAGTGGCTGTTGTAATGTTTGAAGTTTGGGTGTAATTGGTTTCTATTTCCCCCTTTTCTTCAGGTTCATTTTTCCCACAACTAAATAGGGAAGCAAGAAATATAAAAGAAAGTATTATTTTAAAGTTCTTCATGATTAGAGCGTTATGATGCTTAATTACTCAAATTTAAACTTTTTTTTAAAATCTTAATCATAAGAATTGTTGAAAAGTGCAAAAAAAATCCCAAACATATAATGAATGGGATTTAATTTTTTGCAATTTATGTTTGGACTATAAGCTTAGTATATTTGTTTTACACCTTTAGCATTGTCAAATACATAACTAACTAACCATGCGATTTGACCTTGTTTAGCGAAATAAATCTTTTTGCTTTGTATGTTAGGAATAACTTCAAGCGAAGTTTCCAAAAGATTAAAAGCAGCGATTAAGTATTTTTGTTGGTAAGTGTTCAATACTTTTTTCATTTCAACATTACTTTCAGCACTAGTCACAAATCTTTGATAATTGTTTTCTGCAATTGTTCTGATAGCTAGGATATCATCATATTGTACCTGAGTAAAGTTTTCTTCGGCTTTTGCTCCATTTAAAAGAGTGTAAAAAGCCCAAGCTGCACCGCCAGAGATGTAAACATTACTTTTATCTTGTGATTCCGCTCTACTTGTATACATTTTTTTGAAACTCTCTCTCATAGTTGGTAAATAGTCAAACAAGTTTTCGTTGAATTCGAAAACCGTTTTTTGTTTACACTTTTTATTGATGATTTCAGTCAAAGTTACTGTTCCAAGATCACATGAAATTGGGAAAAATACAGATGAATCGTTGATGTCTTTAGCATAACCTCCTTTAGTATTTCCACCACCTATGTCAATAATAACAGAATTTAAATAGTTTTTAGGAGGAATACAGCCTCTCAAAAGTAATTTTGCTTCTAGTGATGAGGAGATGATTTCTATTTTTTTATTTGTCAACTCTTTTATTTTCACTACTAAATCATTAGTGTTTGTCGCAAGACCAACACCTGAAGAGGCAACCACGAAAATATTTTTGTCTTCAATCTTGTATTCATTAAGCATTTTTTTGTAGTTGTTGTAAACTACTGCGCCTGCTTTATCAATGTCTTCTTTTAATAAAGTACCGTCTATTCCGATACCAGCTGCTATACCTACGTTTTCAGTCCAAAACTCCTTTACATCGTAGGTGTTTCTTTTAATACTTTCAACTTGAAGAACGGTCATTTTGATACCTTTACTTCCTATTTCAATTCCGCCATAGAGTTGGGCCTGTGCTGTGTAGGTAAAGATTAGGCCTATTATTAAATAGTAAATTTTTTCTTTCATAATTATTATTATTTGGGGTTAATGCTGTTTGCAAATCTATATTAAAAATCTATAATTTCCTTTTTTTTAATGTTTTTTTTGAATAACTTTTTTTTTAACCAAAATTGTTTTAGAATTGTTATAAAATTATTATGTTTTTTAACTACTTGATTGTTGGTTGATTGAAAAAAAAATCTATTTTTGCCAAAATGAAAAAATTTTTTGCCCCAAAAAAAATTAATTATGATAAAAAAATACCTAGACAATTTTAAAGATTTTCCAAAAGAAATTTGGATACTTACTTTAATCACATTCATCAACAGAGCAGGGACCATGGTGATTCCCTTTCTCTCAAAGTACATGAAAGAAAATTTAGAATTCAGTTACAGTCAAATTGGCTGGGTGATGGTTTTCTTTGGAGCTGGTTCTATAATCGGAACATGGCTTAGTGGTAAATTATCTGATAAGATCGGCTTTTATAAAGTGATGGTCTTCAGTTTATTTGCTAGTGGTATAGTGTTTATTTTGTTGCATTATGCAACTACTTTTGAGGAGCTA carries:
- a CDS encoding exopolyphosphatase; this encodes MKEKIYYLIIGLIFTYTAQAQLYGGIEIGSKGIKMTVLQVESIKRNTYDVKEFWTENVGIAAGIGIDGTLLKEDIDKAGAVVYNNYKKMLNEYKIEDKNIFVVASSGVGLATNTNDLVVKIKELTNKKIEIISSSLEAKLLLRGCIPPKNYLNSVIIDIGGGNTKGGYAKDINDSSVFFPISCDLGTVTLTEIINKKCKQKTVFEFNENLFDYLPTMRESFKKMYTSRAESQDKSNVYISGGAAWAFYTLLNGAKAEENFTQVQYDDILAIRTIAENNYQRFVTSAESNVEMKKVLNTYQQKYLIAAFNLLETSLEVIPNIQSKKIYFAKQGQIAWLVSYVFDNAKGVKQIY